The genomic window TGTGATCGCTGTGGGGTTTGTTTGGCGATCGCGTCCGGATCTTATCTACGATAGTCCTCTCTCTCTCAAGTTAGATGCAGATTAAACGTTTAATTGCTATCAATAAAGATTCATTCCTAATAGCCTAACAAAAGAAATAATTGTAAGATGACCAATAATTTTTCTAATCAACGTAATCGCTTATTTATATTGACCGGACTCGGCATTGCTTTAATTATTGCCGTATTTGTTTCTCCCTTTGCTAGTTCCGACCCCGATGGTTTAGAGAGAGTCGCCCAGGACTTAGAATTTGAGGATAAAGCCATCGAAGATGCGCCAGCCAATAAATTGCCGTTCTATACTGTTTTTGAAGAGTACGCCTTACGGGGAGTTCCTGAGAGTGTAGCTACCCCTCTCGCTGGTTTAGCAGGGACTGTGGTCGCCTTTGGGGTGGCCTGGGGGGCTGGTAAATTATTCATTCGTCCCTCTTCACCAACCAATAATGAACAAGGAGAAGAGTGATAGGGAGAAATGTAGAATGAAGAATTTGGAATGGTAGCAGTATTTTCATTCTACATTCTACATTAAAGATGTTGTTACATATTCATTCTTTTGTCAAT from Crocosphaera subtropica ATCC 51142 includes these protein-coding regions:
- a CDS encoding PDGLE domain-containing protein, coding for MTNNFSNQRNRLFILTGLGIALIIAVFVSPFASSDPDGLERVAQDLEFEDKAIEDAPANKLPFYTVFEEYALRGVPESVATPLAGLAGTVVAFGVAWGAGKLFIRPSSPTNNEQGEE